The Vitis vinifera cultivar Pinot Noir 40024 chromosome 1, ASM3070453v1 DNA segment GGGAGAGGGTGAATTGggtattagatttttttttttttttttaagataatcaactaacaacaaaaacaataagaaaatgaagagaaaaacaaTAATAGAGTAAAGAGATTGACAAAATAGATATACAAACATGCTTAAAGTGGTTCGACACCTTGCCTACATTCACTTTCTTCAAGGTCCTAATTGAGTAAGGGCTCCACTATCTCTAAGACTTTTTAAGTTgaagtttttaaactttttacaCTTAAATTTCAAGGTTCCAATGGACCttcacaatctcttcaagtacTCAACTTACTTGAagccttttctttcataataAATAACTAAGAATGGATTTAATGTTTCCAATCTTAGAACAAGTTTAGTTCATAATACAAAGGAAAGTTGAGATGGATTTGAAGGTGCATTACAAAAATTTGCAAGAGAGAACTCAATATATTTTGAAGAAGAGCTTTGACTgagagaaataatttttttccaattgaatataatttttcttgttaAGATTGAGCTctagaaagcatgacatgatgtaacaattttaaattcattgataaatttatttatttatttatgtttcttagttttcttttattatcctatttgcattaatttgttatttgaaCATACACgcctatatattttatattgtacatgacttaggtgcattaggagttgcatagaggatacaagtcatgagttcatTGTAATTAGATAAGTTGCTCACAATCAGTTTATGAATTTAGACAATCTAGTAGAAACTATAGTGCATAACCTCCTAATTAAACTTGATGGACTTCCAGAATTTCCTTATGATAAGTGCAAGATCCTTGTATCACTAGtttccatcttcatcttcatcttcatcttcatcttcatcaatggTGGAGGTTTTGAAAGTAATGCTCTTCTTCCTTTTATCTTCTGCTTCTTGACGACTCTTCATGGTGATTTCATGAGTCATCAAAGATACAATTAATTCCTCCAATGAAAGCTTTATTAGGTCTTTAGATTCCTTGATTATCGTGACTTATATTGTCCTTAAATATGACTTTTTGTGGTCaaaacttatataaaattatttattacaaatatatgtggtggccaaataaacaaatatttccacactaaaaataaaaacttgctGTGAAAAACGAATTTGTTGTGAAAAACTCCTTTTTACCTGAAAATGTCTTCATGGATAGAAGTCTTGTGGCAAATAAGGAGTTTTGTTGCAGTGAATTACACCATGATAAACATAATCATGGGTGTTAAAGTAATCCCGGTCAACTAATCAAACTGTGACACATTCATTCAAGTGATTGTTAAACAATAGAGTAATCAACGTATTGAATCCTAATTAGAATGTGCTGATATCTCTCTGGATAGAGATTTGAGGTGAACCTATTGGGTTTTGTTAGTATATTGTCTGAAAGTCGCATGGTTCCAGAACTTGAAGAAGACCTAACAAATTAGAATTGAAAACTGAAAAGTTTTTGCTACCAATGTACAGTATAGTGGAGTACTATGTACTTCCTAGGCTTTAGTTGGGTAAATACACTCTGGGGTTTTAAATAATGTGTCGTAAAGCATACCATCTGATTGAAAATTCATCCCCAAAGCAGGCATACGTAAGCGCATGCGTGTGCAAATGTAGCCCATTGGTTTACTATCCATGGACCAACTCTAGACACATTGGTAGCATTAAGATTTCAGATTAAAGGGGTGGGGGGACCATTTCTACCATATAGTGGAGTGCTATAACTTTTGTAGGCTTTAGTTCGTACTTTTGGCATAAGAAATTCTTTCCCAATTTTGAGTAGGAAGTTGGAAGACCCGCAGCTCGCTCAGCATTTACTTATTGAATCCTGATTGGTTTACTCTATTGAATTACTCTTAAAGCTGGGTCACAATAGCCAAGGAGGAATTGTCTCACTGCTCATTCTAGCATTCAGTTGCTAAAAAGCTTCTCAAAGATCCGTAGTTACTTGCTATGTAtagataataatatttatactaaACCATAAAGAATATCACTATTATTTTATACTAATGGTTTGACCACGATCTAGCATATATAGtgattcaatattttatatatgctGATTTTATTGGCTCCATGGCATGGTAATTCACATATGCACTTGCATATACACAGAGATATAAATCTATGATAGAAGGGAGTCCATAATTGATCATTAAGAACCTGTGTCTTTAGACAATCAAGATAGCTCATTTGGCCCTAGAGATGGCTGATGAGCAGGATCTCCTGCTGCCTATTGCCAATGTGGGTCGGATCATGAAGCAAATCCCGCCACCAAGTGCCAAGATTTCCAAAGAAGCCAAAGAAACAATGCAAGAATGTGTATCTGAGTTCATAAAGTTTGTTACTGGCGAAGCATCTGAAAAGTGTCAAAGGGAGAACCGAAAGACCGTGAATGGAGATGACATTTGTTGGGCACTGAGTGCTCTGGGATTTGATGACCATGCTGAGGCTATAGTAAGGTATTTGCATAAGTACAGGGAGTTTGAAAGAGAGAGACCAAATCAAAGGGTCCAAAATGAAGTCGATAGCACTCGAACCAAATCTGGAGCATCAGACTATAAATGCATCCAAGCGGGGAAGCAGACTGAAACTCCTACTCCAATATTATTGTTCGAAGTTACTGATCAAAATGGTAATAGATCTCTTACAAAGCCATTTTGAGCAATCTTTATTATGTAGTATCATGATGATAACAATAATGATGGTGATGCACAAGACCATGAAAACTAGAGAGTTTGAGATATGGATGTAATCAGTCCTTAAAGATTTAAATCTctggatttgaatttttttttttaatgaaatcagTTGCCACTGTAGTTTGAGGTGATTGTGTCTTTCTCTGCaactaggttttttttttcacatttctttctttccttctttcttcttccttggatGAAGGGGGAGGAAGATCCGTACAAGATGCATGAAATGTTTTTCTGTTTTGTCTTGTAacttttgtttgtatatatgtGGAGGGTATTCAACCCAATCATGTGAAATCGtgaatttttttgtgtttctccTAATTGGATATCATAGTTCAAGACAATGTAAGGCTGATCAGtatgttctttttttcttttttataagaACATAGATTATGGAAAAATTTTCCTGAGTTAGGTAGTTAGGGTTTAATGTTTTAATGCATTTATTTGACTAGACACtctcttcaattttttcttgtgttAAACAATTCCTAAATATATGAAAACTAATTAGTTTAGCTAATCCTATGTTATGGCTTAACAAAGTTTAGTCCAAAGAAACTGATGTCAGTCCCTTAACTAATAAGCATTCCCTTCCCTAAATTCAATGATTATGTCTTGTGAGTTCATATATGTTAGTGGCCTGTTAGTCCTTCAGCTTTTCAGCTTGCTTTTCAGCTTGCTTTTCAGGtctttaaatagttttttactttttatttccttttgttttgattaccttttaaagaataaacttaaGCTAGAACTTAAATCTTATCAGTCCTTGTGTCCATATGAAGACAGAAAGGGTTTAGCTTTGTCTTTTACTTGAAGATAAGACCCCTCCAGCTCCAAGAACTATGGTGCGGATTGACCTCCCAATAGCCATTCATGGAGGAGAAGTTCAAATGGAACAATTAACTCATACTGATTCTTTTGAGGCCAGCATTAATGTTATTAATTACCTTTAGACATAGAATATTGAAAGTTAGTACAAAAAGTTTCATGTgtattagggttagggttttcttAACCCTGAATCCAGGACCATTTTCCAGGGCTTTCCAAGACATTATGATTTCTTGTGAAAAATCCCATTAAACCTAAGGCATGACTATATTATATATGCAAGTGGGAATGGGCATTCTTCCCATAAAGGAAGATAGCAAAACTTCTGATAATAAAGTGAGAAGTCCAGTTCCATTAGAGTCTAGGAGTTTTTCTTACTGTAAGCTCCTTGAGGACCACTTCTCAAATATCATCCAGTCCTTTTTCTTAACAAGAATTGCTAGTATGGAGTTTATATTGAAGAaacaaatctaaaaaatattcatcTTGGAGTTAGAGAGAGAGGACAAAAgctgaaaattaaaaaatcaacttTTGGACTAACCATGCAAAAGAATAGTATGTAGCAGCTTTCTTGAGACAATGAGTTGTCAAAGGTAACTCTGCCAGCACCATGGGTTCAGGTCATGGAGTCATGGCATCCACCTATATAGCTTGTTAGCAGAACATGGTTTGTCAAGAGAGTGGCATGGCACTTCATCAACATAGATCTAAATCAAATAATAGCAAACTAGCATCACATGGTGTTTAGTGCACCCCATTTACGCTGACGAGCAGTTTACACTGACATGGAGCAAAACAAACGCAAGTTCTCCATGTGAGCTGCTGTAACTTGACACATGCTACTTTTTTGCGAGGTACCCCAGGACACATGGCCAAAATTGAATtaatctatataaatattaatttcctGAGACCCTATTTCACGTTTTGTAGAACTATGCCGATGCATATTAATGTAAGCATGCACCTTTTAGGCTAGATAATGAagaataaacataatttttctacGAAGTAAAATGGTCATTGGTATGTCTAGGATATTCTATGTACCTCAATTTGTACAAAACCGTCCTCTAAATTGCTTTTCCAAATAGATATAATACATTAGTTCTCAATTCACACCCCTGGACCAAGCCCCTGAAAAGGAAACTCTCATCAAGTAGACAGAAATCCTAAATAATGAAGGTGACCATCTTTTTTACTGTCTTCACAAGTTTTTACTCCATGCAGTGAATCCCATTCAGCAACATGAACAGTACTTTTTGGTTTGCCTTCTAGTAGATAATCACGAAAGTCGAAACTTCACTGGCAGCAATGATTCCTTATGAATCAAACACCAAATGAGTAAAGTTCCTAAGGGTTTTGAGGTTTCAAAAGCACTCAATATTTAAGCACATGAAAATGGTCTaacttttattagaaaattcTCTTGAGGTTTTCTGAAGAGGCTATGACAAGGGGAAAAGCTATTATAGATTTTAAGGAATCTGATGAAGAGAATATGATCATGGAAAAGTTAGGTTTTCTGAAGAGGCCATGACAAGGGGAAAAGCTATTATAGATTTTAAGGAATCTGATGAAGAGAATATGATCATGGAAAAGTTAATGGGCCATTGAGGCTATAGTAAGGTAAAGTCAGAACCAATTTTGTTGGGAAAACATGAATATCTATTAATAATGAGACAGTTTTAAGGCCTTCAAAATAGGGAGGTGGTTAGTTTTGATGTGTATAAATAAGTGAAAGAGTGCAACACCAGAACCAACAATCCAATTTTAACACAACACACGTTTGGCTTCTCACCTAAATTTATCTTTGTCAATCATGAcagtttttatccttttttgatTAGGAGTTGGAATAAGGTAGGTTAGCCATGGTTCGTCAATGGGGAAATTATCTTTTACTTGTTCCAATCCTCTAGTTAGCTATTTGATGGGTCTATCCAACCTATTTGGAATCGGGAAGACTGTTTTAtcctaataaattttaattttttcatcctTGTCTAGAGGGTTTGGATCAATATCTAGAAATGATATCAGCAATCATTATTCAAAGCATCATGAGAGAAGTTTTCTATTGATGGCCATGAACAAAGCTTGTGCTTGTTCATGGAAAGGCATTGTTGGCAGTGTATCACTGAGCATTCGCATAGGTGATGGTGAGAAAGACAGTGCCTCATGCTCCCCTTGTGAAGACAAAGGACTGGCTAGAATTTTCTGCGTAAGGGTTGATTCAATTTCTGGTGATGCAGGAGCACTTGGCAATGAGACAATGTAGCAATTGCGTGTCTTGCCTTGATCACAATGGTTGATGGCAGGTCGATAGGGATTGCAGTGAACAGATTTTTTACTGGTCCATGATTCTAAATCTGGAAGCTCATCATCTCAAGAGGAACCTGTGAAGAGGAATTAATCGAAGCAGTATAAGGATAATTACTCTCATAGAAAACAACATGGTGGGATATGTGAACGCGATTGGTAGTATGATGAAGACATTGATATCCCTTATGCTGAGGACTATATCTAATGAAAACACAGGGATAGGTtttcttggaaatttttttatctccataattTCACAAAATAGGGAAGCAATGACAACCAAATATCTGTTAACCGCAATAATCTGGATGCCACTTAAAAAGCTTGTGGAATGGAGTGTCTAAGCCAGGAGTTGAATAAGGTAATCAATTAATGAGATGGGACAATTGTTAAAAGTGCATCTAACCACAATTTAAGAGGAAGATTTGCACGAAATAACATTGTAAGATCCATTTCCACAATATGTCGATGTTTTTATTCCGCCACAC contains these protein-coding regions:
- the LOC100261324 gene encoding nuclear transcription factor Y subunit B-4 encodes the protein MADEQDLLLPIANVGRIMKQIPPPSAKISKEAKETMQECVSEFIKFVTGEASEKCQRENRKTVNGDDICWALSALGFDDHAEAIVRYLHKYREFERERPNQRVQNEVDSTRTKSGASDYKCIQAGKQTETPTPILLFEVTDQNGNRSLTKPF